A window from Plectropomus leopardus isolate mb chromosome 3, YSFRI_Pleo_2.0, whole genome shotgun sequence encodes these proteins:
- the LOC121941336 gene encoding sterol carrier protein 2-like, with protein MAQTDESDVRDFKSPSSTSASDGLEGFKAHAVFQEINKKLQEEGEQFVKKIGGVFAFKVKDGPNGQEATWFVDVKNGKGCVHNDTDKKADCTISMSDTDLLALMTGKMNPQTAFFQGKLKITGNMGLAMKLQSLQLQPGKAKL; from the exons ATGGCTCAGACTGATGAGTCTGACGTCCGT GATTTCAAAAGCCCATCCAGCACCAGTGCTAGTGACGGACTGGAGGGGTTCAAGGCTCATGCTGTGTTCCAGGAAATCAACAAGAAGCTCCAGGAG GAAGGGGAGCAGTTTGTGAAAAAGATTGGAGGAGTGTTtgccttcaaagtaaaagacGGTCCAAACGGACAGGAGGCCACCTGGTTTGTGGACGTGAAGAACGGCAAAGGCTGCGTTCACAATGACACAG ATAAGAAAGCAGATTGCACCATTTCCATGTCAGACACAGACTTGTTGGCCTTGATGACGGGGAAGATGAACCCACAGACT GCCTTTTTCCAGGGCAAGCTGAAGATCACGGGGAACATGGGACTGGCCATGAAGCTCCAgagcctgcagctgcagccgGGCAAAGCCAAGCTGTAG